The following are from one region of the uncultured Hyphomonas sp. genome:
- a CDS encoding pentapeptide repeat-containing protein: MAISQEWWDRWWDQDFSWDGLAKKNWDGWVVPEDGVPVPRGDGVEGRQATLQDYWRRAGLAEDIERPEFQCPQTKRRFTRVHLPLVFRDGSQTLKGAEDSAFIAELNEVLKAELALPIVETRFAPYRRIDGPDNRLQWQGAVLPDFDLDSLSTQTRSEDDRFPVSLQAMNAAFSGDTSFNSAAFSGDTSFNSAAFSGYALFNRAAFSGVAWFALAAFSEDAWFDSAAFSEDARFDRAAFSGYTRFASAAFSEDAVFESATFSGDAIFDSAAFSGDAWFHSAAFLSKADFSGEGRSLTSERVDQSIALSSQSGDKGGALEGHLRGEPAPLSIARRSVQRFIAKGAVFLGPADFSNRDILSGPYTVESDFHGAHFFNLFKLHGSVLHRGINFGSTSVKLAVERGKTKPSCLPVPDALTAGLENLKRAVPEKPGQPRENATKERKERYALDAQKWSALYEGGLGDFQAWRRREALAFKKGPPEDRIEYFRALEDCYRTLKLFNEDRRDRPEEGRFHRLELIARRRRKRPKYTAVQMLAFWQEKEGIPIWERGLSRIYGGASNYGNSVVLPLAWLSLGVFLFALVYMLMGDWVLDRPSWKHFGEALSFSFGQVLPFGPWDTPDPCTAIGQMLDPLTGPAQAACKRHLGDGFEHRLYIDGTPLGLRLLASLQSLSAIILVFLSGLAVRRRFQIN; encoded by the coding sequence ATGGCAATATCCCAGGAATGGTGGGATCGCTGGTGGGACCAGGATTTTTCCTGGGACGGTCTGGCGAAGAAGAACTGGGACGGCTGGGTTGTGCCCGAGGATGGCGTGCCAGTTCCCAGAGGAGATGGCGTAGAGGGCCGTCAGGCGACACTGCAAGATTACTGGCGCCGCGCAGGGCTGGCCGAGGATATTGAGCGGCCGGAATTTCAGTGCCCGCAGACAAAGCGCCGCTTCACGCGCGTTCACTTGCCGCTGGTATTCCGGGACGGCAGCCAGACCCTGAAAGGCGCGGAGGATTCAGCGTTCATCGCCGAACTGAATGAAGTCCTCAAGGCCGAATTGGCCCTGCCGATTGTGGAGACTCGGTTCGCTCCTTATCGGCGTATAGACGGCCCCGACAATCGACTCCAATGGCAGGGTGCCGTTCTGCCTGATTTTGACCTGGATAGCCTGTCCACCCAAACCCGATCCGAGGATGACCGGTTTCCCGTATCGCTGCAGGCCATGAATGCCGCCTTCTCGGGAGACACCAGCTTCAACAGTGCCGCCTTCTCGGGAGACACCAGCTTCAACAGTGCCGCCTTCTCGGGATACGCTCTCTTCAACCGCGCCGCCTTCTCGGGAGTCGCTTGGTTCGCCCTCGCCGCCTTCTCGGAAGACGCTTGGTTCGACAGCGCCGCCTTCTCGGAAGACGCCCGTTTCGACCGCGCCGCCTTCTCAGGATACACTCGCTTCGCCAGTGCCGCCTTCTCGGAAGACGCAGTTTTCGAGAGCGCCACCTTCTCGGGAGACGCCATTTTCGACAGCGCAGCCTTCTCGGGAGACGCTTGGTTCCACAGCGCCGCGTTTCTTAGTAAAGCCGATTTCAGCGGGGAAGGACGTAGCCTGACTAGCGAGCGTGTGGACCAGTCCATCGCGCTGTCGTCTCAATCCGGTGATAAGGGGGGGGCTTTGGAGGGCCATTTGAGAGGCGAACCCGCCCCGCTCTCTATCGCGCGGCGTTCTGTCCAGCGTTTCATCGCCAAGGGGGCTGTGTTTCTTGGACCGGCTGACTTTTCCAATCGGGACATTTTGAGTGGGCCCTATACAGTCGAATCCGATTTCCATGGCGCGCATTTTTTCAACTTGTTCAAACTGCATGGCAGCGTGCTGCATCGCGGCATCAATTTTGGGAGCACAAGTGTTAAGCTCGCTGTGGAACGGGGAAAGACAAAGCCATCCTGTCTGCCAGTGCCTGACGCGCTGACAGCGGGACTGGAAAATTTGAAACGGGCTGTTCCGGAAAAGCCGGGACAACCCAGAGAAAATGCGACTAAGGAAAGAAAAGAGCGGTATGCGCTGGATGCCCAAAAATGGTCGGCGCTTTATGAAGGTGGCCTTGGGGACTTTCAGGCGTGGCGGCGGAGGGAGGCGCTGGCCTTTAAGAAAGGCCCACCTGAAGACCGGATCGAATATTTCCGCGCTCTGGAAGACTGCTATCGTACCCTGAAACTGTTCAATGAAGACAGGCGGGACAGGCCGGAAGAAGGCCGTTTCCACCGGTTGGAACTGATCGCCCGGCGCAGGCGCAAGCGTCCGAAATATACGGCGGTTCAAATGCTGGCCTTCTGGCAAGAAAAAGAAGGCATTCCGATCTGGGAACGGGGTCTGTCTCGCATCTATGGCGGGGCGTCCAATTACGGAAATTCGGTCGTACTTCCGCTTGCTTGGCTGAGCCTGGGCGTGTTTCTGTTTGCGCTTGTCTACATGCTGATGGGCGACTGGGTTCTGGACCGCCCCAGTTGGAAACATTTCGGTGAAGCGCTGAGCTTTTCCTTCGGGCAGGTTCTGCCGTTCGGGCCGTGGGATACGCCTGATCCGTGCACGGCCATCGGCCAGATGCTGGACCCTTTGACCGGCCCGGCACAGGCAGCCTGCAAGCGGCATCTGGGCGATGGCTTTGAACACCGCCTCTATATTGACGGCACGCCCCTCGGCCTGCGCCTGCTGGCGAGCCTTCAGTCGCTGAGTGCGATTATTCTGGTTTTCCTGTCGGGCCTTGCGGTCCGGCGGCGGTTCCAGATCAACTAG
- a CDS encoding DUF3297 family protein: protein MTDQLPDRLCVDPDSPFHDPDLLQKEIGVLFNGTEKTNVEEYCISEGWIKVAAGKALDRKGKPLTLKLKGKVEVWIKDGSES, encoded by the coding sequence ATGACTGACCAGCTTCCAGACCGCCTCTGCGTCGACCCCGACAGCCCGTTCCACGATCCGGACCTGCTCCAGAAGGAGATCGGCGTCCTGTTCAACGGCACGGAAAAAACCAATGTCGAGGAGTACTGCATCTCCGAAGGCTGGATCAAAGTGGCCGCCGGCAAGGCGCTGGACCGCAAGGGCAAGCCGCTGACCCTGAAGCTGAAAGGCAAGGTCGAAGTCTGGATCAAGGACGGCAGCGAAAGCTGA
- a CDS encoding sulfotransferase: protein MTLKAISAGFGRTGTMSLKLALEQIGFGPCHHMIEVIGNGEKQVPLWNDALAGKPDFDAIYQGYHSAVDWPSAAFWQQLADYYPDAKIILSSRSAESWYSSISETILATVWAPETWPPQATEWFKMVSKVLERSFGAAKTKDELIAVFNAHEAAVKAAIPADRLLVHSAKDGWDPLCAFLGVPVPDGDYPRTNSKEEFFQHMTKADDM, encoded by the coding sequence ATGACGCTCAAGGCAATCAGTGCCGGCTTCGGCCGGACGGGGACGATGTCCCTCAAACTCGCGCTGGAACAAATTGGCTTCGGGCCGTGCCACCACATGATCGAAGTGATCGGGAACGGCGAAAAGCAGGTTCCGCTCTGGAATGACGCGCTGGCCGGCAAGCCGGACTTCGACGCCATCTATCAGGGCTATCATTCCGCCGTGGACTGGCCGTCTGCTGCCTTCTGGCAGCAGCTGGCGGACTATTACCCGGACGCGAAGATCATCCTCTCCTCCCGCTCTGCCGAGAGCTGGTACAGCAGCATTTCCGAAACGATCCTGGCCACCGTCTGGGCACCGGAGACCTGGCCGCCGCAGGCAACCGAATGGTTCAAAATGGTCTCCAAAGTGCTCGAGCGCAGCTTCGGCGCCGCGAAGACAAAGGACGAGCTGATCGCCGTCTTCAACGCCCACGAAGCCGCCGTGAAAGCCGCCATCCCCGCCGACCGCCTGCTGGTGCATTCGGCCAAGGATGGCTGGGACCCGCTCTGTGCCTTCCTCGGCGTGCCCGTGCCGGACGGCGACTATCCCCGCACCAACAGCAAGGAAGAATTCTTCCAGCACATGACCAAAGCCGACGATATGTAG
- a CDS encoding NnrU family protein, whose product MAIFILGLVIFFGAHVFSAVRSREPGKDLKKKMGSGPYMAAYTFVSIIGFFLICVGFNETRGMGLVYSPPSWGRHINFALMPPAFILLVASQLPTGRIKKWAKHPMLVAVKLWAFGHFFATGQLNAFLLFTAFLTFAIFDRIMVKRRGDNGPAPDTPVKVWADVASVIGGIVLYAAFVLYLHRALIGVPVI is encoded by the coding sequence ATGGCGATATTCATTCTCGGACTGGTGATCTTTTTCGGCGCGCACGTGTTTTCTGCCGTGCGCTCAAGAGAGCCTGGCAAGGATCTCAAGAAGAAGATGGGATCCGGGCCCTATATGGCGGCCTATACCTTCGTCTCCATCATCGGATTCTTCCTGATCTGCGTCGGGTTCAACGAAACCCGCGGCATGGGCCTCGTTTATTCGCCGCCCAGCTGGGGCAGGCATATCAATTTCGCCCTGATGCCGCCGGCCTTCATTCTGCTGGTAGCCTCGCAACTGCCGACCGGGCGGATCAAGAAATGGGCGAAACACCCCATGCTCGTGGCTGTGAAGCTCTGGGCGTTCGGGCACTTTTTCGCCACCGGCCAGCTGAACGCCTTCCTCCTGTTCACTGCCTTCCTCACCTTCGCGATCTTCGACCGGATCATGGTCAAGCGCCGCGGCGACAACGGCCCGGCGCCGGATACGCCCGTCAAAGTCTGGGCCGATGTGGCCTCTGTGATCGGCGGGATCGTCCTCTATGCGGCATTTGTCCTGTACCTGCACCGGGCTCTGATCGGCGTGCCGGTGATCTGA
- a CDS encoding acyl-CoA dehydrogenase family protein, translating to MYQIAPMSEDQEAIKAAVEKTLEPFDDEYWGKVDETGNWPEEFCDAMAAGGWLGIAFPEEYGGAGLGLTEAALMMQTVTRTGAGFSGASAIHLNIFGPKPLEKFGNPELKQESLPKIISGEEKMCFAVTEPNSGLDTSSLETKAERTNNGYVINGRKIWTTGAQRADKILIIARTTPKDQCAKPHLGLSLFYTDLNRDRIEANPIPKMGRKAVECNTLFIDNLEVPKEHLIGEEGAGFKYLLQGLNPERVLFAVESIGLGFSALERAARYANERVVFGRPIGQNQGIQHPLARSWAELSAAELLAYKAAGLYDKGEECGAEANASKYLGTEAGFTACETAVLTHGGMGYAKEYHVERMMREAMLARIAPVSREMILNFIAERVLGLPKSY from the coding sequence ATGTACCAGATCGCCCCGATGAGCGAAGACCAGGAAGCCATCAAGGCCGCCGTCGAGAAGACGCTGGAGCCGTTCGATGACGAGTACTGGGGCAAGGTGGACGAAACCGGCAACTGGCCGGAAGAATTCTGCGACGCCATGGCCGCCGGCGGATGGCTGGGCATCGCCTTCCCGGAGGAATATGGCGGCGCCGGCCTCGGCCTGACCGAAGCCGCGCTGATGATGCAGACCGTCACGCGCACCGGTGCGGGCTTTTCCGGCGCCTCCGCCATCCACCTCAACATTTTCGGGCCGAAGCCGCTGGAGAAATTCGGCAATCCCGAGCTGAAGCAGGAAAGCCTGCCCAAGATCATCTCCGGCGAAGAGAAGATGTGCTTTGCCGTGACCGAGCCGAATTCCGGCCTCGACACATCCAGCCTCGAAACCAAGGCCGAGCGCACGAACAATGGCTATGTCATCAATGGCCGCAAGATCTGGACAACGGGCGCCCAGCGCGCCGACAAGATCCTGATCATCGCGCGCACCACGCCGAAGGACCAGTGCGCGAAGCCGCACCTCGGCCTCTCCCTCTTCTATACCGATCTCAACCGTGACCGGATCGAGGCCAATCCGATCCCGAAAATGGGCCGCAAGGCGGTGGAGTGCAACACGCTCTTCATCGACAATCTGGAAGTGCCGAAGGAACACCTGATCGGCGAGGAAGGCGCAGGCTTCAAATATCTTCTGCAGGGCCTGAACCCGGAGCGCGTGCTGTTCGCGGTGGAAAGCATCGGCCTCGGCTTCTCCGCGCTGGAGCGTGCCGCCCGCTATGCCAATGAGCGCGTCGTGTTCGGACGGCCCATCGGCCAGAACCAGGGCATCCAGCATCCGCTGGCAAGATCGTGGGCGGAGCTTTCAGCTGCCGAACTGCTCGCCTACAAGGCGGCCGGTCTCTACGACAAGGGCGAGGAGTGCGGCGCCGAAGCGAACGCCTCGAAATATCTCGGCACCGAAGCCGGCTTCACCGCCTGCGAGACCGCCGTGCTGACCCATGGCGGTATGGGCTATGCGAAAGAATACCATGTCGAGCGCATGATGCGCGAAGCCATGCTCGCCCGCATCGCCCCCGTCAGCCGCGAGATGATCCTCAACTTCATCGCCGAACGCGTCCTGGGCCTGCCGAAGAGTTACTAG
- a CDS encoding SDR family NAD(P)-dependent oxidoreductase translates to MAGKVAFVTGAASGIGLGISTALAQAGVKVMMCDIEKDALDDAISGLKQTNADVDGVIADVSLKEQLQAAADATMERFGRVDILVNNAGVGGGGRYGEWTDAGWNWTIGVNLMSVVWGIEIFGPLIEAHGEGGQIVSTASIAGMLPATNPPYNVTKFGVVALSEGLRAELEPRGIGVSVLCPGFIRTKIMESARNVPDRFAGARDTTGEDADMSDSEFADRARQAIAQGIDPLYVGELVREGIEGNWPYIFTDTEFEPAIMERFANVKAGFDLIRDRIPRH, encoded by the coding sequence CTGGCAGGCAAGGTTGCCTTTGTAACCGGGGCCGCTTCGGGCATAGGCCTCGGCATCTCCACCGCGCTGGCGCAGGCTGGCGTGAAGGTGATGATGTGCGACATCGAGAAAGATGCGCTGGACGATGCGATCAGTGGACTGAAGCAGACCAATGCCGATGTCGATGGCGTCATCGCCGACGTCTCGCTGAAGGAACAGCTGCAGGCCGCGGCCGACGCCACGATGGAGCGGTTCGGCCGGGTGGACATCCTGGTCAACAATGCGGGCGTTGGCGGTGGCGGGCGCTATGGCGAGTGGACCGACGCGGGCTGGAACTGGACCATCGGGGTGAACCTGATGTCGGTGGTGTGGGGGATCGAGATCTTTGGCCCGCTGATCGAGGCGCATGGCGAAGGCGGGCAGATCGTGTCGACGGCCTCGATTGCCGGTATGCTGCCGGCCACGAACCCGCCCTACAATGTCACAAAGTTCGGCGTTGTGGCGCTCAGCGAGGGCCTGCGGGCAGAGCTGGAGCCGCGCGGGATCGGTGTGTCGGTTCTGTGCCCGGGTTTCATCCGGACAAAGATCATGGAGTCTGCCCGGAATGTTCCGGATCGCTTTGCCGGCGCGCGCGACACGACGGGGGAGGATGCCGACATGTCCGATTCCGAATTCGCTGACAGGGCGCGCCAGGCCATCGCGCAGGGCATCGACCCGCTCTATGTAGGGGAACTTGTGCGCGAAGGGATCGAAGGCAACTGGCCCTACATCTTCACCGATACCGAGTTCGAGCCGGCCATCATGGAACGCTTCGCCAATGTGAAAGCGGGCTTCGACCTGATCCGTGACCGGATCCCGCGCCACTAA
- a CDS encoding PQQ-binding-like beta-propeller repeat protein, with product MTPPRKFLLAGAALGFLGLTACSSLPSFNFGNSKAKELAEAEKAGRITMVLSDTDLEANPELATETITLPPPQEIDSWPEAGSSASKVVGHIKAAETLSVAWRNGVGKGSSKKSALSTPPVASETTVFTLDSEQQIVATDLASGSTKWRKKLKGLSKRDKAALGGGLAVNGDTLIVASGFGYVTALDANTGDEIWKNTMSAPMTGAPTIKDGRIFVESNNNEIYALSTDTGEIEWSDQAISETARVLGSPSPAAVEDFVIAPFSSGEVIAYLASNGRRLWTDAISSAGRFTPISEINDIGSHPVLAGGLVFASSQSGITIAIDGRSGQRIWTAQIGSVQAPAVTGEQMFVLGTGGKLACLNSNSGQAYWIVQLRQFEKEKKKKKRISYSGPIVASGRVLVVSSTGQLLAFSPQTGEEVGSLKLGDRVYLAPIAAQDKILILTDDAKLIAIK from the coding sequence ATGACCCCACCCCGCAAGTTTCTTCTGGCCGGAGCCGCGCTTGGCTTCCTGGGCCTGACTGCCTGCTCCAGCCTTCCCAGCTTCAATTTCGGGAACAGCAAAGCGAAGGAACTGGCCGAGGCCGAAAAGGCCGGGCGGATCACCATGGTCCTGTCGGACACCGACCTCGAAGCCAATCCGGAACTCGCCACCGAAACCATTACCCTGCCCCCGCCGCAGGAAATCGATTCCTGGCCCGAGGCAGGCTCCAGCGCCTCGAAAGTCGTGGGACACATCAAGGCGGCCGAGACACTGTCGGTTGCCTGGCGTAATGGCGTCGGCAAAGGCTCCAGCAAGAAGTCGGCGCTCTCCACACCGCCGGTTGCCAGCGAGACAACCGTCTTCACACTCGACTCCGAACAACAGATCGTCGCAACGGACCTGGCGAGCGGAAGCACGAAGTGGCGCAAGAAGCTTAAGGGCCTGTCGAAACGCGACAAGGCAGCGCTCGGCGGCGGTCTTGCCGTCAACGGCGACACCCTGATCGTGGCCAGCGGCTTCGGCTACGTCACCGCGCTCGATGCCAATACCGGCGACGAAATATGGAAGAACACGATGAGCGCCCCGATGACGGGCGCGCCGACCATCAAGGACGGCCGTATCTTCGTCGAGTCCAACAATAACGAGATCTATGCCCTGTCGACGGATACAGGCGAGATCGAATGGTCTGACCAGGCTATCTCCGAAACGGCCCGCGTGCTGGGCAGCCCCAGCCCCGCCGCCGTGGAAGACTTCGTTATTGCGCCCTTCTCTTCCGGCGAAGTGATCGCTTATCTCGCGTCAAACGGCCGCCGCCTTTGGACCGATGCCATTTCCAGCGCCGGGCGGTTTACGCCCATCTCGGAAATCAACGACATCGGCTCACACCCGGTCCTTGCCGGCGGCCTTGTCTTTGCCTCCAGCCAGTCGGGCATCACGATCGCCATCGACGGGCGCAGCGGCCAGCGCATCTGGACAGCCCAGATCGGTTCCGTTCAGGCCCCGGCGGTAACCGGCGAACAGATGTTCGTGCTCGGAACGGGTGGCAAGCTCGCCTGCCTGAACAGCAACTCGGGCCAGGCCTACTGGATTGTCCAGCTGCGCCAGTTCGAGAAAGAAAAGAAAAAGAAAAAGCGGATCTCCTATTCCGGCCCGATTGTCGCTTCCGGCCGCGTGCTGGTCGTTTCCTCGACCGGACAGCTGCTCGCCTTCTCGCCACAAACAGGCGAAGAGGTGGGGTCTTTGAAACTGGGAGACCGCGTTTACCTCGCGCCCATCGCCGCACAGGACAAAATCCTTATCCTGACGGATGATGCAAAACTGATCGCAATCAAATAA
- the panB gene encoding 3-methyl-2-oxobutanoate hydroxymethyltransferase: MSKQTEITRKTVKDIAKAKGGTPLVMLTAYDAPMAELMDPHVDMLLVGDSLGMVVHGLPSTVGVTMEMMILHGQAVMRGSEQAFVVVDMPFGSYETSEDQAFQNAVRIMKETGCQAVKIESGAYAAKQIAHLVERGIPVMGHVGLRPQAINVDGGFRAKGRTETEREIVINEARAADRAGAFAIVIEGVAEDLAAEITAEVSCPTIGIGASAACDGQVLVAQDMLGLFDWAPKFVRRYADLRTETETAVKAYADDVRTRKFPGKAETYSLRKP; encoded by the coding sequence ATGTCAAAGCAAACTGAGATCACCCGCAAGACCGTCAAGGACATCGCCAAGGCCAAGGGCGGCACGCCGCTGGTCATGCTGACGGCCTATGACGCGCCGATGGCCGAACTGATGGACCCGCATGTGGACATGCTGCTCGTTGGCGACAGTCTCGGCATGGTCGTCCACGGCCTGCCCTCCACGGTCGGCGTGACGATGGAGATGATGATCCTGCACGGCCAGGCCGTCATGCGCGGATCGGAACAGGCCTTCGTCGTCGTCGACATGCCCTTCGGCAGCTACGAGACCAGCGAGGACCAGGCCTTCCAGAACGCTGTGCGGATCATGAAGGAAACCGGCTGCCAGGCCGTGAAGATCGAGAGCGGCGCTTATGCCGCCAAGCAGATCGCCCACCTCGTCGAGCGCGGTATCCCGGTCATGGGCCATGTGGGCCTACGCCCCCAAGCCATCAATGTCGACGGGGGATTCCGCGCCAAGGGGCGGACCGAAACCGAACGCGAAATCGTCATCAACGAGGCCCGCGCCGCCGACCGCGCCGGGGCCTTCGCCATCGTCATCGAGGGGGTCGCCGAAGACCTCGCCGCCGAGATCACGGCCGAGGTCAGCTGCCCAACGATCGGCATCGGCGCCTCGGCCGCCTGTGACGGTCAGGTCCTCGTTGCCCAGGACATGCTGGGCCTGTTCGACTGGGCCCCGAAATTCGTCCGCCGCTACGCAGACCTGCGCACCGAGACCGAAACCGCGGTAAAGGCCTATGCCGACGACGTGCGGACCCGCAAATTCCCAGGAAAAGCCGAAACCTACAGCCTGCGAAAACCTTGA
- a CDS encoding EAL domain-containing protein, translating into MLKRTNINTYRRMLQNARTPEEAVMMEQLRAISQNIPALYMMLSVAVIALGATFVGNAPFYLTIGVPVVFVSLGAIRLAFWKFGNNQLMHPDEARTKLKQIEVLTSILFLVLGAWVWALQPHATPGERLYLSFFTAFTGASSTICAISRPRLVGVCLFMTLSVFCLLFFDWNERFYLYATTQLAVTYLVFFLASRTYKLRLAQSVVLLNRLNAENQRSSELADTNESMALTDMLTGLPNRRQFFLDVEASYNPKTDNKLPVIGLIDLDGFKPINDVFGHTAGDEVLVETARRLRRVLGGRACVSRLGGDEFAYILPSTVSQKEAKRIAQQLVNAMHEPVQLPTRDTSRVSASIGYSSRAFPVKSAHDLLEQADFALFRAKEHKVGQAIEFSTTHAESQLREAVVHQALKKADLDKELRLVFQPIVNSTDGVMTRCEALARWDSPELGSVPPLEFVAIAEKIGVTQQLTRVVVRKALDQLRRWPELTSMSVNLSAQDVISRETSDFLVSMILAEPESVRKRLVLEVTESSLLNDMEEARYNLMKFRFMGLKIALDDFGTGYSSLRYLQELEFDIVKIDRSFGAAINTAARGLGLVATIQHLCRSLSIECIIEGIETREQLETARSAGCRLVQGYLYAAPLEARDLHAYLTGEKTFPSYRDLLEGSARDVA; encoded by the coding sequence ATGCTCAAAAGGACGAATATCAATACGTACCGGAGGATGCTGCAAAACGCCCGCACCCCGGAAGAAGCCGTCATGATGGAGCAGCTGCGGGCGATCTCGCAGAACATTCCTGCGCTCTACATGATGCTGAGCGTTGCTGTCATCGCCCTCGGGGCGACGTTTGTTGGCAACGCTCCATTCTATCTGACAATCGGTGTTCCGGTTGTTTTCGTCTCCCTCGGTGCGATACGTCTTGCCTTCTGGAAGTTCGGCAACAACCAGTTGATGCATCCGGACGAGGCACGCACCAAGCTGAAGCAGATTGAAGTGCTTACATCGATCCTGTTCCTTGTCCTGGGGGCCTGGGTCTGGGCTTTGCAGCCTCACGCCACGCCCGGAGAACGGCTCTACCTGTCCTTCTTTACGGCCTTTACCGGCGCATCCTCGACGATCTGCGCCATTTCACGGCCGCGTCTTGTCGGCGTGTGCCTGTTCATGACGCTGAGCGTATTCTGCCTGCTGTTCTTCGACTGGAACGAGCGGTTTTATCTCTATGCCACCACGCAGCTCGCCGTCACTTACCTCGTCTTCTTTCTGGCTTCGCGGACATACAAATTGCGTCTTGCGCAGTCTGTTGTGTTGCTCAACCGGCTGAATGCAGAAAACCAGCGCTCTTCGGAGCTGGCGGACACGAACGAGTCGATGGCCCTGACTGACATGCTGACCGGCCTGCCGAACCGCCGGCAATTCTTCCTGGATGTGGAGGCGTCATATAATCCGAAAACGGATAATAAATTGCCGGTGATCGGCCTGATCGATCTGGACGGGTTCAAACCGATCAATGACGTATTCGGACATACGGCTGGCGATGAGGTGCTTGTTGAAACAGCCCGCCGTCTGAGACGTGTGTTAGGCGGGAGGGCATGTGTTTCTCGTCTCGGCGGGGATGAATTTGCCTATATCCTGCCCAGCACGGTGAGCCAGAAAGAAGCCAAACGCATTGCCCAGCAGCTCGTCAATGCGATGCACGAACCGGTGCAGCTGCCGACCCGGGATACGAGCCGCGTGTCAGCGTCCATTGGGTATTCCTCGCGGGCGTTCCCCGTAAAGTCTGCTCACGACCTGTTGGAACAGGCCGACTTCGCCCTGTTCCGGGCCAAAGAGCACAAGGTGGGGCAGGCCATCGAATTCTCCACCACTCATGCGGAAAGCCAGTTGCGCGAAGCGGTGGTGCACCAGGCACTCAAGAAGGCCGATCTCGATAAAGAGCTGCGGCTTGTCTTCCAGCCGATCGTGAACTCCACAGATGGCGTTATGACCCGCTGCGAGGCACTCGCCCGTTGGGACAGCCCTGAGCTTGGCTCTGTGCCGCCGCTCGAATTCGTGGCCATTGCCGAGAAGATTGGCGTGACCCAGCAGCTGACCCGTGTGGTTGTGCGCAAGGCGCTGGACCAGCTGCGCAGGTGGCCTGAACTGACCTCCATGTCAGTCAACCTGTCGGCCCAGGACGTTATCAGCCGTGAGACCAGTGACTTTCTGGTGTCGATGATCCTGGCAGAGCCGGAAAGCGTGCGCAAAAGGCTGGTTCTGGAAGTGACGGAATCGTCGCTGCTGAACGACATGGAAGAAGCACGCTACAATCTGATGAAGTTCCGCTTCATGGGCCTGAAGATCGCGCTCGACGATTTCGGTACGGGCTATTCCTCGCTGCGTTACCTGCAGGAGCTCGAATTCGACATTGTAAAGATCGACCGCAGCTTTGGCGCTGCGATCAACACGGCGGCACGTGGCCTCGGGCTGGTCGCAACCATCCAGCATCTGTGCCGCTCCCTTTCCATTGAATGCATCATCGAAGGCATCGAAACACGCGAGCAGCTTGAAACGGCGCGCAGCGCAGGGTGCCGGCTGGTGCAGGGCTATCTTTATGCCGCGCCGCTGGAGGCCAGGGACCTGCATGCCTATCTGACCGGTGAAAAGACATTCCCGTCATATCGGGACCTGCTGGAAGGGTCGGCGCGCGACGTCGCCTGA